From Alienimonas californiensis, a single genomic window includes:
- a CDS encoding DUF6263 family protein, translating to MRSPLAFAALLLAPALPSVAAAQTAAAADVRWEFAAGDTHTYAFTQNSTASITQLGETSEVKNDLGIVLSWEVKSVNPDGSAVVERTVQRVTVKATGGGATPVTFDSAAEGDEARDPATLPARLRVLGSLAGQTFTSTIAADGEVKGVEMPAKVTRAIAAAGEGNQFGEEQVKLLFTDRGYTLPPAGTAVGASWKNEETLALAFGKVTDARTLTLKSADDKAAVVTLNSELKPLDAQADAPMKFDGGTQTGAVVFDVANGRLAAVDSSQKATLSGPGGFKVDLTSASKLRRVGD from the coding sequence ATGCGTTCGCCGCTCGCCTTCGCCGCTCTGCTCCTCGCCCCGGCGCTGCCGTCTGTCGCGGCGGCACAAACCGCCGCCGCCGCCGACGTCCGCTGGGAGTTCGCCGCCGGCGACACCCACACCTACGCCTTCACCCAGAACTCCACCGCGAGCATCACCCAGCTGGGGGAGACCTCCGAGGTGAAGAACGACCTCGGCATCGTCCTCAGTTGGGAGGTGAAAAGCGTGAACCCGGACGGCTCCGCCGTGGTCGAACGCACGGTGCAGCGGGTCACGGTGAAGGCGACCGGCGGCGGGGCGACCCCGGTGACCTTCGACAGCGCCGCCGAGGGCGACGAGGCCCGCGACCCCGCCACCCTGCCGGCCCGACTGCGGGTGCTGGGCAGCCTCGCCGGGCAGACCTTCACCAGCACGATCGCCGCCGACGGGGAGGTGAAGGGCGTTGAGATGCCCGCCAAGGTGACCCGGGCCATCGCCGCCGCCGGCGAGGGCAATCAATTCGGCGAGGAGCAGGTCAAACTGCTGTTCACCGACCGCGGCTACACCCTCCCGCCCGCCGGCACGGCGGTCGGCGCCAGCTGGAAGAACGAGGAAACCCTCGCCCTGGCCTTCGGCAAGGTGACGGACGCCCGCACGCTGACGCTCAAAAGCGCCGACGACAAAGCCGCCGTCGTCACCCTCAACAGCGAACTGAAGCCCCTGGACGCCCAGGCCGACGCCCCGATGAAGTTCGACGGCGGCACGCAGACTGGCGCCGTGGTGTTCGACGTCGCCAACGGCCGTCTCGCCGCGGTGGATTCTTCCCAAAAAGCGACCCTCTCCGGCCCCGGCGGCTTCAAGGTGGACCTGACCAGCGCCAGCAAACTCCGCCGCGTGGGCGACTGA
- a CDS encoding aldehyde dehydrogenase family protein codes for MPATLDRPPHSSAAETAGSRSANGRAAAKGVKLGPTQCFIDGQWVDAASGKTFETLNPATEEVIAKVAEGDAEDINRAASAARKAFDDGPWRTMDARDRGRLLYKLADLVEDNLDDLARLEVLDNGKPIGEAKSADLPLVIDCLRYYAGWADKIHGSTVPIRGNHFCYLRKEPVGVAGQIIPWNFPLLMASWKWGPALAAGCTIVMKPAEQTPLSCLRLAELAQEAGFPDGVINVVPGFGPTAGQGILDNPQIDKVAFTGSTSVGKHVMREAANSMKRVTLELGGKSPNIIFADADLKQAAAGAFVGLFLNQGQACCAGSRILVEEPVYDEMVETLTNMASSRKVGDPFDEATEQGPQISKEQFDTIMAYVESGKSEGATLKTGGSRYGDKGYFIEPTVFTDVQDDMKIAREEIFGPVMQVQKFTDVEDVVRRGNTTNYGLAAAVYTRDVAKAHKAAAALRAGTVWVNCYDVFDAAAPFGGFKESGIGRELGEAALSNYLESKTVTMSLD; via the coding sequence ATGCCCGCGACTCTCGACCGTCCCCCTCATTCGTCCGCCGCCGAGACGGCGGGCTCCCGGTCCGCCAACGGGCGGGCCGCCGCGAAGGGGGTGAAGCTGGGGCCGACCCAGTGCTTTATCGACGGGCAGTGGGTGGACGCCGCCTCCGGCAAGACGTTCGAGACACTCAACCCCGCCACCGAGGAGGTGATCGCCAAGGTCGCCGAGGGCGACGCCGAGGACATCAATCGGGCCGCCTCCGCCGCCCGCAAGGCCTTTGACGACGGCCCCTGGCGAACGATGGACGCCCGCGACCGCGGCCGGCTGCTGTATAAACTCGCCGACCTCGTCGAGGACAACCTCGACGATCTGGCCCGGCTGGAAGTGCTGGACAACGGCAAACCGATCGGCGAGGCGAAGTCCGCCGACCTGCCGCTGGTGATCGACTGCCTGCGGTACTACGCCGGCTGGGCCGACAAGATCCACGGCAGCACCGTGCCGATCCGCGGCAATCACTTCTGCTATCTGCGGAAGGAGCCCGTGGGCGTGGCGGGGCAGATCATCCCCTGGAACTTCCCCCTGCTGATGGCGTCTTGGAAGTGGGGACCGGCGCTGGCCGCCGGCTGCACGATCGTCATGAAGCCCGCCGAGCAGACCCCGCTGAGCTGCCTGCGGCTGGCGGAACTCGCCCAGGAGGCCGGCTTCCCGGACGGGGTGATTAACGTCGTCCCCGGCTTCGGCCCGACGGCCGGTCAGGGAATTTTGGACAACCCGCAGATCGATAAAGTGGCGTTCACCGGCAGCACGTCGGTCGGCAAGCACGTCATGCGGGAGGCGGCGAACTCCATGAAGCGGGTGACGCTCGAACTGGGCGGCAAAAGCCCGAACATTATTTTCGCCGACGCCGACCTCAAGCAGGCCGCCGCCGGGGCCTTCGTCGGGCTGTTCCTCAACCAGGGGCAGGCCTGCTGCGCGGGCAGCCGCATCCTCGTGGAGGAGCCGGTCTACGACGAGATGGTCGAGACCCTCACTAATATGGCCTCCAGCCGCAAAGTGGGCGACCCGTTCGACGAAGCCACGGAGCAGGGCCCGCAGATCTCCAAAGAGCAGTTCGACACGATTATGGCCTACGTGGAGAGCGGCAAGAGCGAGGGGGCGACCCTCAAGACCGGCGGCTCCCGCTACGGCGACAAGGGCTACTTCATCGAGCCGACCGTCTTCACCGACGTGCAGGACGACATGAAGATCGCCCGGGAGGAAATCTTCGGCCCCGTGATGCAGGTGCAGAAATTCACGGACGTCGAGGACGTCGTCCGCCGCGGCAATACCACCAATTACGGTCTCGCCGCCGCCGTTTATACGCGGGACGTGGCGAAGGCGCACAAAGCCGCCGCCGCCCTGCGGGCCGGCACGGTCTGGGTGAACTGCTACGACGTGTTCGACGCCGCCGCCCCTTTCGGCGGCTTCAAGGAAAGCGGCATCGGCCGCGAACTGGGCGAGGCGGCGCTGTCGAACTATCTCGAAAGTAAGACGGTCACGATGAGCCTCGATTGA